The following proteins are encoded in a genomic region of Dasypus novemcinctus isolate mDasNov1 chromosome 21, mDasNov1.1.hap2, whole genome shotgun sequence:
- the NEK8 gene encoding serine/threonine-protein kinase Nek8 isoform X6, whose protein sequence is MNSQCLFLHWTTSKFPFRSERGIVHLCLRKADQKLVIIKQIPVEQMTKEERQAAQNECQVLKLLNHPNVIEYYENFLEDKALMIAMEYAPGGTLAEFIQKRCNSLLEEETILHFFVQILLALHHVHTHLILHRDLKTQNILLDKHRMIVKIGDFGISKILSSKSKAYTNLPALVLKIMSGTFAPISDRYSPELRQLVLSLLSLEPTQRPPLSHIMAQPLCIRALLNLHTDVGSVRMRRAEKPLAPGPPMAPGSAGGRSASARCRGVPRGPLRPSIPPPLSSVYAWGGGLSAPLRLPMLNTEVVQVAAGRTQKAGVTRSGRLILWEAPPLGAGAGALLPGAVEQQQPQFISRFLEGQSGVTIKHVACGDLFTACLTDRGIIMTFGSGSNGCLGHGSLTDISQPTIVEALLGYEMVQVACGASHVLALSTERELFAWGRGDCGRLGLGTRESHNCPQQVPVPPGQEAQRVVCGIDSSMILTVPGQALACGSNRFNKLGLDHLLPGEEPAPHQQVEEALSFTPLGSAPLDQESLLSVDLGTAHSAAVTALGDCYTFGSNQHGQLGTSARRGTRAPCQVQGLQGIKAAMVACGDAFTVVIGAEGEVYSWGKGARGRLGRRDEDAGLPRPVQLDETHPYTVTSVSCCHGNTLLAVRSVTDEPAPP, encoded by the exons ATGAACTCCCAGTGCCTGTTCCTCCACTGGACGACCAGCAAGTTCCCGTTTAGGTCAGAGCGGGG GATTGTACACCTGTGCCTACGCAAGGCTGACCAGAAGCTGGTGATCATCAAGCAGATCCCAGTGGAGCAAATGACCAAAGAAGAGCGGCAGGCAGCCCAGAACGAGTGCCAGGTCCTCAAGCTGCTCAACCACCCCAATGTCATTGAGTACTATGAGAACTTTCTGGAGGACAAGGCCCTCATGATCGCCATGGAATATGCACCAG GTGGCACCCTCGCTGAATTCATCCAAAAGCGCTGCAATTCCCTGCTGGAGGAGGAGACCATCCTGCACTTCTTTGTGCAAATCCTGCTCGCACTGCACCATGTGCACACCCACCTCATCCTGCACCGGGACCTCAAGACCCAGAACATCCTCCTTGACAAACACCGCATGATTGTCAAGATTGGAGACTTCGGCATCTCGAAGATCCTTAGCAGCAAGAGCAAGGCTTACACG AACCTTCCAGCACTGGTACTGAAGATCATGAGTGGCACCTTTGCGCCCATCTCTGACCGGTACAGCCCGGAGCTGCGCCAGCTTGTCCTGAGCCTGCTCAGCCTGGAGCCCACACAGAGGCCACCGCTCAGCCACATCATGGCTCAGCCCCTCTGCATCCGTGCTCTCCTCAACCTCCACACCGACGTGGGCAGTGTCCGCATGCGGAG GGCTGAGAAGCCTCTGGCCCCTGGACCACCCATGGCCCCCGGCAGCGCAGGGGGCAGGAGCGCCAGCGCCCGCTGCAGGG GCGTCCCCAGGGGGCCTCTGCGGCCCTCCATCCCACCGCCGCTGTCCTCGGTGTACGCGTGGGGCGGTGGGCTCAGCGCCCCCCTGCGGCTGCCGATGCTCAACACAGAGGTGGTCCAGGTGGCAGCCGGGCGCACGCAGAAGGCGGGCGTCACGCGCTCTGGGCGGCTCATCCTGTGGGAG gccccgcccctgggcgcgggcgcgggcgcccTCCTCCCGGGGGCCGTGGAGCAGCAGCAGCCCCAGTTCATCTCACGTTTCCTGGAGGGCCAGTCAGGCGTGACCATCAAGCACGTGGCCTGCGGAGACCTCTTCACGGCCTGCCTGACGG ACCGAGGCATCATCATGACTTTCGGCAGCGGCAGCAATGGTTGCCTGGGACACGGCAGCCTCACTGACATCAGCCAG CCCACCATCGTGGAGGCCCTGCTGGGCTATGAGATGGTACAGGTGGCCTGCGGGGCCTCTCATGTGCTGGCCCTGTCCACCGAGCGAGAACTGTTTGCCTGGGGCCGCGGAGACTGTG GACGGCTGGGACTAGGCACCAGGGAGTCCCACAACTGCCCGCAGCAGGTGCCTGTGCCCCCAGGACAGGAAGCCCAGCGAGTTGTATGTGGCATTGACTCCTCTATGATCCTCACTGTGCCTGGCCAAGCCCTGGCCTGTGGAAGCAACAG GTTCAACAAGCTGGGTCTGGATCACCTCTTGCCAGGGGAGGAGCCTGCCCCCCACCAGCAAGTAGAGGAGGCCCTGAGCTTCACACCACTAGGTTCTGCACCTCTGGATCAGGAGTCCCTGCTTAGTGTGGACCTGGGCACAGCTCATTCAGCGGCTGTGACTG CCTTGGGTGACTGCTACACTTTTGGCAGTAATCAGCATGGACAGTTGGGCACCAGTGCCCGCCGGGGCACCCGGGCACCCTGTCAGGTCCAAGGTCTCCAGGGCATCAAGGCAGCGATGGTGGCCTGTGGGGACGCCTTCACTGTAGTCATTGGGGCAG AGGGTGAGGTGTACTCTTGGGGCAAAGGGGCCCGGGGTCGACTGGGAAGGAGGGATGAAGATGCTGGACTTCCTCGGCCTGTGCAGCTGGATGAAACACATCCCTACACAGTGACTTCTGTGTCCTGTTGCCATGGAAACACTCTTCTAGCTGTTCGCT CAGTCACGGACGAGCCAGCCCCCCCTTGA
- the NEK8 gene encoding serine/threonine-protein kinase Nek8 isoform X3, giving the protein MNSQCLFLHWTTSKFPFRIVHLCLRKADQKLVIIKQIPVEQMTKEERQAAQNECQVLKLLNHPNVIEYYENFLEDKALMIAMEYAPGGTLAEFIQKRCNSLLEEETILHFFVQILLALHHVHTHLILHRDLKTQNILLDKHRMIVKIGDFGISKILSSKSKAYTVVGTPCYISPELCEGKPYNQKSDIWALGCVLYELASLKRAFEAANLPALVLKIMSGTFAPISDRYSPELRQLVLSLLSLEPTQRPPLSHIMAQPLCIRALLNLHTDVGSVRMRRAEKPLAPGPPMAPGSAGGRSASARCRGVPRGPLRPSIPPPLSSVYAWGGGLSAPLRLPMLNTEVVQVAAGRTQKAGVTRSGRLILWEAPPLGAGAGALLPGAVEQQQPQFISRFLEGQSGVTIKHVACGDLFTACLTDRGIIMTFGSGSNGCLGHGSLTDISQPTIVEALLGYEMVQVACGASHVLALSTERELFAWGRGDCGRLGLGTRESHNCPQQVPVPPGQEAQRVVCGIDSSMILTVPGQALACGSNRFNKLGLDHLLPGEEPAPHQQVEEALSFTPLGSAPLDQESLLSVDLGTAHSAAVTALGDCYTFGSNQHGQLGTSARRGTRAPCQVQGLQGIKAAMVACGDAFTVVIGAEGEVYSWGKGARGRLGRRDEDAGLPRPVQLDETHPYTVTSVSCCHGNTLLAVRSVTDEPAPP; this is encoded by the exons ATGAACTCCCAGTGCCTGTTCCTCCACTGGACGACCAGCAAGTTCCCGTTTAG GATTGTACACCTGTGCCTACGCAAGGCTGACCAGAAGCTGGTGATCATCAAGCAGATCCCAGTGGAGCAAATGACCAAAGAAGAGCGGCAGGCAGCCCAGAACGAGTGCCAGGTCCTCAAGCTGCTCAACCACCCCAATGTCATTGAGTACTATGAGAACTTTCTGGAGGACAAGGCCCTCATGATCGCCATGGAATATGCACCAG GTGGCACCCTCGCTGAATTCATCCAAAAGCGCTGCAATTCCCTGCTGGAGGAGGAGACCATCCTGCACTTCTTTGTGCAAATCCTGCTCGCACTGCACCATGTGCACACCCACCTCATCCTGCACCGGGACCTCAAGACCCAGAACATCCTCCTTGACAAACACCGCATGATTGTCAAGATTGGAGACTTCGGCATCTCGAAGATCCTTAGCAGCAAGAGCAAGGCTTACACG GTGGTGGGTACTCCATGCTACATCTCCCCTGAACTGTGTGAGGGCAAACCCTACAACCAGAAAAGCGACATTTGGGCCCTGGGCTGTGTCCTTTATGAGCTGGCCAGCCTCAAGAGGGCCTTCGAGGCTGCA AACCTTCCAGCACTGGTACTGAAGATCATGAGTGGCACCTTTGCGCCCATCTCTGACCGGTACAGCCCGGAGCTGCGCCAGCTTGTCCTGAGCCTGCTCAGCCTGGAGCCCACACAGAGGCCACCGCTCAGCCACATCATGGCTCAGCCCCTCTGCATCCGTGCTCTCCTCAACCTCCACACCGACGTGGGCAGTGTCCGCATGCGGAG GGCTGAGAAGCCTCTGGCCCCTGGACCACCCATGGCCCCCGGCAGCGCAGGGGGCAGGAGCGCCAGCGCCCGCTGCAGGG GCGTCCCCAGGGGGCCTCTGCGGCCCTCCATCCCACCGCCGCTGTCCTCGGTGTACGCGTGGGGCGGTGGGCTCAGCGCCCCCCTGCGGCTGCCGATGCTCAACACAGAGGTGGTCCAGGTGGCAGCCGGGCGCACGCAGAAGGCGGGCGTCACGCGCTCTGGGCGGCTCATCCTGTGGGAG gccccgcccctgggcgcgggcgcgggcgcccTCCTCCCGGGGGCCGTGGAGCAGCAGCAGCCCCAGTTCATCTCACGTTTCCTGGAGGGCCAGTCAGGCGTGACCATCAAGCACGTGGCCTGCGGAGACCTCTTCACGGCCTGCCTGACGG ACCGAGGCATCATCATGACTTTCGGCAGCGGCAGCAATGGTTGCCTGGGACACGGCAGCCTCACTGACATCAGCCAG CCCACCATCGTGGAGGCCCTGCTGGGCTATGAGATGGTACAGGTGGCCTGCGGGGCCTCTCATGTGCTGGCCCTGTCCACCGAGCGAGAACTGTTTGCCTGGGGCCGCGGAGACTGTG GACGGCTGGGACTAGGCACCAGGGAGTCCCACAACTGCCCGCAGCAGGTGCCTGTGCCCCCAGGACAGGAAGCCCAGCGAGTTGTATGTGGCATTGACTCCTCTATGATCCTCACTGTGCCTGGCCAAGCCCTGGCCTGTGGAAGCAACAG GTTCAACAAGCTGGGTCTGGATCACCTCTTGCCAGGGGAGGAGCCTGCCCCCCACCAGCAAGTAGAGGAGGCCCTGAGCTTCACACCACTAGGTTCTGCACCTCTGGATCAGGAGTCCCTGCTTAGTGTGGACCTGGGCACAGCTCATTCAGCGGCTGTGACTG CCTTGGGTGACTGCTACACTTTTGGCAGTAATCAGCATGGACAGTTGGGCACCAGTGCCCGCCGGGGCACCCGGGCACCCTGTCAGGTCCAAGGTCTCCAGGGCATCAAGGCAGCGATGGTGGCCTGTGGGGACGCCTTCACTGTAGTCATTGGGGCAG AGGGTGAGGTGTACTCTTGGGGCAAAGGGGCCCGGGGTCGACTGGGAAGGAGGGATGAAGATGCTGGACTTCCTCGGCCTGTGCAGCTGGATGAAACACATCCCTACACAGTGACTTCTGTGTCCTGTTGCCATGGAAACACTCTTCTAGCTGTTCGCT CAGTCACGGACGAGCCAGCCCCCCCTTGA
- the NEK8 gene encoding serine/threonine-protein kinase Nek8 isoform X7 encodes MNSQCLFLHWTTSKFPFRSERGIVHLCLRKADQKLVIIKQIPVEQMTKEERQAAQNECQVLKLLNHPNVIEYYENFLEDKALMIAMEYAPGGTLAEFIQKRCNSLLEEETILHFFVQILLALHHVHTHLILHRDLKTQNILLDKHRMIVKIGDFGISKILSSKSKAYTVVGTPCYISPELCEGKPYNQKSDIWALGCVLYELASLKRAFEAANLPALVLKIMSGTFAPISDRYSPELRQLVLSLLSLEPTQRPPLSHIMAQPLCIRALLNLHTDVGSVRMRRAEKPLAPGPPMAPGSAGGRSASARCRGVPRGPLRPSIPPPLSSVYAWGGGLSAPLRLPMLNTEVVQVAAGRTQKAGVTRSGRLILWEAPPLGAGAGALLPGAVEQQQPQFISRFLEGQSGVTIKHVACGDLFTACLTDRGIIMTFGSGSNGCLGHGSLTDISQPTIVEALLGYEMVQVACGASHVLALSTERELFAWGRGDCGRLGLGTRESHNCPQQVPVPPGQEAQRVVCGIDSSMILTVPGQALACGSNRGGACPPPASRGGPELHTTRFCTSGSGVPA; translated from the exons ATGAACTCCCAGTGCCTGTTCCTCCACTGGACGACCAGCAAGTTCCCGTTTAGGTCAGAGCGGGG GATTGTACACCTGTGCCTACGCAAGGCTGACCAGAAGCTGGTGATCATCAAGCAGATCCCAGTGGAGCAAATGACCAAAGAAGAGCGGCAGGCAGCCCAGAACGAGTGCCAGGTCCTCAAGCTGCTCAACCACCCCAATGTCATTGAGTACTATGAGAACTTTCTGGAGGACAAGGCCCTCATGATCGCCATGGAATATGCACCAG GTGGCACCCTCGCTGAATTCATCCAAAAGCGCTGCAATTCCCTGCTGGAGGAGGAGACCATCCTGCACTTCTTTGTGCAAATCCTGCTCGCACTGCACCATGTGCACACCCACCTCATCCTGCACCGGGACCTCAAGACCCAGAACATCCTCCTTGACAAACACCGCATGATTGTCAAGATTGGAGACTTCGGCATCTCGAAGATCCTTAGCAGCAAGAGCAAGGCTTACACG GTGGTGGGTACTCCATGCTACATCTCCCCTGAACTGTGTGAGGGCAAACCCTACAACCAGAAAAGCGACATTTGGGCCCTGGGCTGTGTCCTTTATGAGCTGGCCAGCCTCAAGAGGGCCTTCGAGGCTGCA AACCTTCCAGCACTGGTACTGAAGATCATGAGTGGCACCTTTGCGCCCATCTCTGACCGGTACAGCCCGGAGCTGCGCCAGCTTGTCCTGAGCCTGCTCAGCCTGGAGCCCACACAGAGGCCACCGCTCAGCCACATCATGGCTCAGCCCCTCTGCATCCGTGCTCTCCTCAACCTCCACACCGACGTGGGCAGTGTCCGCATGCGGAG GGCTGAGAAGCCTCTGGCCCCTGGACCACCCATGGCCCCCGGCAGCGCAGGGGGCAGGAGCGCCAGCGCCCGCTGCAGGG GCGTCCCCAGGGGGCCTCTGCGGCCCTCCATCCCACCGCCGCTGTCCTCGGTGTACGCGTGGGGCGGTGGGCTCAGCGCCCCCCTGCGGCTGCCGATGCTCAACACAGAGGTGGTCCAGGTGGCAGCCGGGCGCACGCAGAAGGCGGGCGTCACGCGCTCTGGGCGGCTCATCCTGTGGGAG gccccgcccctgggcgcgggcgcgggcgcccTCCTCCCGGGGGCCGTGGAGCAGCAGCAGCCCCAGTTCATCTCACGTTTCCTGGAGGGCCAGTCAGGCGTGACCATCAAGCACGTGGCCTGCGGAGACCTCTTCACGGCCTGCCTGACGG ACCGAGGCATCATCATGACTTTCGGCAGCGGCAGCAATGGTTGCCTGGGACACGGCAGCCTCACTGACATCAGCCAG CCCACCATCGTGGAGGCCCTGCTGGGCTATGAGATGGTACAGGTGGCCTGCGGGGCCTCTCATGTGCTGGCCCTGTCCACCGAGCGAGAACTGTTTGCCTGGGGCCGCGGAGACTGTG GACGGCTGGGACTAGGCACCAGGGAGTCCCACAACTGCCCGCAGCAGGTGCCTGTGCCCCCAGGACAGGAAGCCCAGCGAGTTGTATGTGGCATTGACTCCTCTATGATCCTCACTGTGCCTGGCCAAGCCCTGGCCTGTGGAAGCAACAG GGGAGGAGCCTGCCCCCCACCAGCAAGTAGAGGAGGCCCTGAGCTTCACACCACTAGGTTCTGCACCTCTGGATCAGGAGTCCCTGCTTAG